A region from the Brassica napus cultivar Da-Ae chromosome C8, Da-Ae, whole genome shotgun sequence genome encodes:
- the LOC125591802 gene encoding uncharacterized protein LOC125591802, whose translation MVMVDHLGLKVEPSKESFTFVDCSQRNSGGIVRDLEVQIGNPLVPVDFHVLEIKMNWKSSLLLGRAFLSTVEAVCNMQTNQLCLALIDPHFHYDSILVIKPQTSSSLIATCHCEAEYETEYSASIETHTPTSIDSHKSIDNHLEESIDSSPDDWENDYYNPTLAVDTTTPSARANLHT comes from the coding sequence ATGGTTATGGTAGACCATCTAGGTCTGAAGGTGGAGCCTTCCAAGGAatcattcacttttgtggattgttctcagaggaactcaggaggaattgtcAGAGACcttgaggtgcagattggtaatccCCTAGTTCCAGTAGATTTCCATGTCTTAGAAATCAAGATGAACTGGAAATCTTCTCTGTTACTTGGAAGggctttcttgtcaacagtagAAGCAGTATGCAACATGCAAACCAATCAGTTGTGCCTGGCGCTCATAGATCCACACTTCCACTATGATTCAATTCTAGTCATaaaaccacagacgtcctccagTCTCATAGCCACATGTCATTGTGAAGCTGAGTACGAGACTGAGTATTCCGCGTCAATCGAAACTCACACCCCAACATCAATCGACAGTCATAAATCGATTGACAATCACCTCgaagaatcgatcgacagtagtcCAGACGATTGGGAGAATGACTACTACAATCCCACCCTTGCAGTAGACACTACAACACCTTCAGCCAGAGCTAATCTACATACATAG